In Columba livia isolate bColLiv1 breed racing homer chromosome 6, bColLiv1.pat.W.v2, whole genome shotgun sequence, a single genomic region encodes these proteins:
- the PRAP1 gene encoding proline-rich acidic protein 1 isoform X1 has product MRAMSGTGGSGTGSSGAGRVWCGQGLAQVALAQAALAQAALAQAALVQTGSGAGRGWCGQPHQFSSSNVAPVSRSLCSPRALQLCSVTLLLGAALLLPASGGTQVPSDAGREDLAAEQDLPKEIILGAGAVEPPQEAEMSREVVPGIKVFSSSAAAQGSPGQTQVGPEKDLDHLHHPEDRAREADVRGPPRMPSPQVQRGPEKDLDHLHHG; this is encoded by the exons aTGCGGGCAATGTCTGGCACAGGCGGCTctggcacaggcagctctgGTGCGGGCAGGGTCTGGTGCGGGCAGGGTCTGGCACAGGTAGCTCTGGCGCAGGCAGCTCTGGCGCAGGCAGCTCTGGCGCAGGCAGCTCTGGTGCAGACAGGGTCTGGTGCGGGCAGGGGCTGGTGTGGGCAGCCCCACCAGTTCAGCTCCTCCAACGTGGCTCCTGTGTCTCGGTccctctgcagccccagggcccTACAGCTCTGCAGTGTCACCCTCCTGCTGGGCGCcgccctcctcctgcccgcatcCGGGGGCACCCAG GTTCCCAGCGACGCCGGACGTGAGGACCTGGCTGCGGAGCAGGATTTGCCCAAGGAGAT CATCCTGGGTGCAGGAGCCGTGGAGCCGCCGCAGGAGGCTGAGATGAGCAGAGAGGTGGTACCAGGGATCAAGGTCTTCTCCAGCAGCGCTGCAGCTCAAGGGAGCCCCGGCCAAACCCAGGTGGGACCCGAGAAGGACCTTGACCATCTCCACCACCCCGAGGACCGTGCCAGGGAGGCCGATGTCCGCGGGCCACCCCGGATGCCCTCCCCACAGGTGCAGAGGGGCCCGGAGAAGGACCTCGACCACCTCCACCACggctga
- the PRAP1 gene encoding proline-rich acidic protein 1 isoform X2: MERPRALQLCSVTLLLGAALLLPASGGTQVPSDAGREDLAAEQDLPKEIILGAGAVEPPQEAEMSREVVPGIKVFSSSAAAQGSPGQTQVGPEKDLDHLHHPEDRAREADVRGPPRMPSPQVQRGPEKDLDHLHHG; this comes from the exons ATGGAGCG ccccagggcccTACAGCTCTGCAGTGTCACCCTCCTGCTGGGCGCcgccctcctcctgcccgcatcCGGGGGCACCCAG GTTCCCAGCGACGCCGGACGTGAGGACCTGGCTGCGGAGCAGGATTTGCCCAAGGAGAT CATCCTGGGTGCAGGAGCCGTGGAGCCGCCGCAGGAGGCTGAGATGAGCAGAGAGGTGGTACCAGGGATCAAGGTCTTCTCCAGCAGCGCTGCAGCTCAAGGGAGCCCCGGCCAAACCCAGGTGGGACCCGAGAAGGACCTTGACCATCTCCACCACCCCGAGGACCGTGCCAGGGAGGCCGATGTCCGCGGGCCACCCCGGATGCCCTCCCCACAGGTGCAGAGGGGCCCGGAGAAGGACCTCGACCACCTCCACCACggctga
- the ECHS1 gene encoding enoyl-CoA hydratase, mitochondrial has product MAAALRALLRSAAATALLPPPPRPLLGVRAYSAGAPFQYLSVQKTGARQSVGLIQLNRPQALNALCEGLMEELSRALEAMESDPQVGAIVITGSQKAFAAGADIKEMQNKTFQECYSGGFLSGWDKVSTVRKPIIAAVNGYALGGGCELAMMCDIIYAGEKAQFGQPEILLGTIPGAGGTQRLTRAVGKSLAMEMVLTGDRISAAEAKEAGLVSKVFPVEKLLDAAIACAEKIASNSKLVAAMAKESVNAAFETTLAEGMRTEKRLFYATFATGDRKEGMTAFVEKRKANFTDS; this is encoded by the exons ATGGCCGCCGCGCTGCGCGCCCTGCTGCgctccgccgccgccaccgcgcTCCTgccgccgcccccccgccccctcctCGGGGTGCGAGCCTACAGCGCCG GGGCCCCTTTCCAGTACCTGTCGGTGCAGAAGACCGGGGCACGGCAGAGTGTGGGCCTGATCCAGCTGAACCGGCCGCAGGCGCTCAACGCCCTGTGCGAGGGCCTGATGGAGGAGCTGAGCCGGGCGCTGGAGGCCATGGAGAGTGACCCGCAGGTGGGGGCCATCGTCATCACCGGCAGCCAAAAAGCCTTCGCAG ctgGTGCGGACATCAAGGAGATGCAGAACAAAACCTTTCAGGAGTGCTACAGCGGTGGCTTTCTCAGTGGCTGGGACAAGGTCTCCACCGTCCGCAAACCCATCATTGCTGCCGTCAACGGCTACGCC ctgggCGGCGGGTGCGAGCTGGCTATGATGTGCGACATCATCTACGCCGGGGAGAAGGCACAGTTCGGGCAACCCGAAATCCTGCTGGGGACCATCCCGG GCGCTGGAGGGACGCAGCGGTTGACCAGGGCGGTGGGGAAGTCGCTGGCCATGGAGATGGTCCTCACTGGGGACCGGATTTCGGCGGCAGAGGCGAAGGAGGCAG GGCTGGTCAGCAAGGTCTTCCCTGTGGAGAAGCTGCTGGACGCAGCCATTGCCTGCGCAGAGAAAATCGCCAGCAACTCCAAGCTGGTGGCCGCCATGGCCAAGGAGTCGGTCAATGCTG CCTTCGAGACGACGCTGGCAGAGGGGATGAGGACAGAGAAGCGGCTTTTTTATGCCACCTTCGCCACT GGCGACCGCAAAGAGGGGATGACAGCGTTCGTGGAGAAGCGCAAGGCGAACTTCACCGACAGCTGA
- the SPRN gene encoding shadow of prion protein has translation MRRGAACCWALMLLAAAFCDTVAGKGGRGGARGAARGGARGAARGRVKASVPRYGSAGAALRVAAAAGAGAAAGVALRRARLAGELAAGDGTEYRDGNGTAAAWTSAAPTRAPPGWALPWLWPLAATLRR, from the coding sequence atgcggcgcggcgcggcgtgCTGCTGGGCGCTGATGCTGCTCGCCGCCGCCTTCTGTGACACGGTGGCCGGCAAgggcgggcgcggcggggccCGCGGAGCTGCCCGTGGCGGGGCCCGGGGCGCCGCCCGCGGCCGGGTGAAGGCGTCGGTGCCCCGGTACGGCTCGGCCGGGGCGGCACTGCGGGTggcggcagcggcgggagcAGGAGCGGCGGCCGGGGTGGCCCTGCGCCGGGCCCGGCTGGCCGGGGAGCTGGCTGCGGGTGACGGCACCGAGTACCGGGATGGGAACGGGACAGCCGCTGCCTGGACCTCGGCTGCACCGACCCGGGCCCCTCCGGGCTGGGCCCTGCCTTGGCTTTGGCCGCTGGCTGCCACCCTCCGCCGCTGA